The following is a genomic window from Serratia ficaria.
GCAGCGCCTTCACCGTCACCAGCGGCACCGGGGTATAGTTCAGCCCCAGCTGCATGGCGCGCGGATCGTTTTGTTTTTTGCCGCTGCCGAACAGGTCGACGTTATCCCCGAGGTACTGTTCGTAGCTGAGTGAACCGCCGATATGGCGGTAAAACGGCAGGTAGCCCTGCGTGGTGATGTCGTAACCGCGCGCCGGGCGGCTGAAGAACACCGCGTCGTTCGGCTGCTGCGCCAGTGCCGACAGCGGATAGTAGTAGTTGGCGGAAAGGCGCAGGTAGTCTCCCCAGGCCTCTGCGCCGACGCTGGCGCGGTTGCGCTGCCGGGCGAAGTCGCTGTCGAGCACCGTGTTGTAGCCCAGCAGCCAGTCGCCGGTGATCCAGCGTTGCCCCAGGCCGAAGTTGCCCAACGAGCCTTCGCTCTGCTGCAGCAAACCGACCTGGCTGTAGGTCAGCAGGCCGTTGACGTCATACAGCGGGCTGAACAGCTGCCCGGTGCTGCCGGTAAAATCGCCCTCGTTGTTCACCTTCAGCGCCAGCGTCGCCGTCCCCAATGGCGACAGCAGCTCCTGCGCCTGCTGCTGCAGCGCGCCGGTCGCCTGCCCGAGCACGTAGTTTTCGGCGCGGGTGCGCACCTGCTGGCCGGACACATTGTTCAGATCGCGTTCGCCCAGCTGTTTGGCCATGGTGGCCCATTCTTTCTCGCGTTCGGCGTCGTCCGGGGCGCCGCCCAGTTCAGGCAGGTCGGCGCCGCCGTGGCGGGTGACGGAGTCCGGCGCCGGCGGAGACTCGGCGCGGGCGGGCAGCGCGCCGCCCAGCCAGAGGAACGGCCAGGCCAGCAACGCCGCCGGCAGGCGATGGAGCCAAAAAGTCTTGCTGCTTGCGTTGTTGCGCACTGCTTGAATAACGTCAGTCATCACACCGTCGCCGCGCTCCCGTCCTCAGAGCCCGGCGAATCAACCTGTTTTGCTGCGGCCACTCCCGGCCACAGACAGCCAAACCTTCGCACACTATAGCACAGCGGGCGGCTGGCCCTGCCGGCGCGGCCACTGGCCAAGCATGCGTCATTATCCCCACAGGGTAGCGGCTTTATGATGAGAAACAATCGGATAAACCCCAATCTTTCACAGTGACGCCGTCACAAATAAGCCTTGTTATGACCCGCCGCCGCATGGCGAAGTGAATTCACCGGATTTCATCG
Proteins encoded in this region:
- a CDS encoding YchO/YchP family invasin, with translation MTDVIQAVRNNASSKTFWLHRLPAALLAWPFLWLGGALPARAESPPAPDSVTRHGGADLPELGGAPDDAEREKEWATMAKQLGERDLNNVSGQQVRTRAENYVLGQATGALQQQAQELLSPLGTATLALKVNNEGDFTGSTGQLFSPLYDVNGLLTYSQVGLLQQSEGSLGNFGLGQRWITGDWLLGYNTVLDSDFARQRNRASVGAEAWGDYLRLSANYYYPLSALAQQPNDAVFFSRPARGYDITTQGYLPFYRHIGGSLSYEQYLGDNVDLFGSGKKQNDPRAMQLGLNYTPVPLVTVKALHKIGEGGQSQDQVELALSYRLGVPLVKQISPEYVAQAKSLRGSRYDNIERKNVPVLEFRQRKTLQVFLATPPWSLQQGETLPLVLEIKAVNNITRVSWQGDTQALSLTPSRNANDPHGWTLIVPKWDDSPGAANSYRLSVTLEDDKQQRVTSNWIDLKVTPPLTLSSGDEAAPPVKTLTPPVIPAQTGPLGGG